The Halorhabdus sp. BNX81 genome includes a region encoding these proteins:
- a CDS encoding Hsp20/alpha crystallin family protein: MALPTSPASSWMQGMDFPSRLFETGSSDYELYEEDDEFVLSVELPGFDPEEITVTWDDGVLNIAAEQEDESRNQRRTYHRRFRFPKTIDDEAIAADYDNGILEVRLPVMAGATTRGKEIEVQA; encoded by the coding sequence ATGGCACTGCCCACGAGCCCAGCAAGCTCATGGATGCAGGGCATGGACTTCCCGAGTCGACTGTTCGAAACCGGTAGCAGCGACTACGAACTGTACGAGGAGGACGACGAGTTCGTCCTCAGCGTCGAGTTGCCGGGCTTCGATCCCGAGGAGATCACGGTCACCTGGGACGACGGCGTCCTCAACATCGCCGCCGAACAGGAGGACGAGAGCCGCAACCAGCGTCGGACCTATCACCGTCGGTTCCGCTTCCCGAAGACCATCGACGACGAGGCGATCGCGGCCGACTACGACAACGGCATCCTCGAAGTCCGGCTGCCGGTGATGGCGGGTGCGACCACCCGCGGGAAGGAGATCGAGGTGCAGGCCTGA
- a CDS encoding DUF3368 domain-containing protein, with product MHVFDATPLIYLATVDRLGMLTAFEDDRLVPERVYDEVVTVGLEAGHADARRVERAVEDDVLTVATVERTDSFERLAANDSLSEADAAVLALAAARDGTGVMDGQYGRDVAAAEGIETRGTAYLVLRSLKRDAITAEEARETIDAMVDAGWYGAPDLYAKLLRRIEDLA from the coding sequence ATGCACGTCTTCGATGCGACGCCGTTGATCTATCTCGCGACTGTCGATCGACTCGGGATGCTCACCGCGTTCGAAGACGATCGATTGGTTCCAGAACGCGTCTACGACGAGGTCGTCACGGTCGGCCTCGAAGCCGGGCACGCTGACGCCAGGCGCGTCGAGCGCGCCGTCGAGGACGACGTACTGACTGTCGCAACGGTGGAACGAACGGACTCCTTCGAACGCCTGGCAGCGAACGACAGTCTCAGCGAGGCGGACGCCGCAGTCCTCGCGCTGGCAGCAGCCCGGGATGGGACCGGCGTCATGGACGGACAGTACGGTCGCGACGTGGCCGCCGCCGAGGGGATCGAGACGCGCGGGACGGCATACCTCGTGCTTCGATCACTCAAGCGAGACGCGATCACTGCCGAGGAGGCACGCGAGACCATCGACGCGATGGTCGATGCCGGCTGGTACGGCGCGCCGGACTTATATGCGAAACTCCTTCGCCGCATCGAGGATCTCGCCTGA
- the gap gene encoding type I glyceraldehyde-3-phosphate dehydrogenase → MSASDPVRIGINGYGRIGRCTLRAALENDDVQIVGINDVMDFEKMEYLTKYDSALGTLPYDVSLEGDSLVVDGNEIDLLNIQNPEELPWDDLDVDVAIESTGIFRTKDEASAHLDAGAEKALISAPPKGDKPVPQFVYGVNDDEYDGEDVVSAASCTTNSVSPPMHVLLEEFGVDAAEMTTIHAYTGSQAIVDGPKSKTRRGRAAAENIVPTTTGASTATPQILPELQGKFEAMAIRVPVPSGSITEIVVDLPGNPDVEEINAAFEEYAAGELEGSMGVTDDPIVSRDIVGQQYGSVVDLGKTSTVQGGKLAKIFAWYDNEMGYTSQMMRLAEDIV, encoded by the coding sequence ATGAGTGCAAGCGATCCGGTCCGCATCGGGATCAACGGTTACGGTCGAATCGGCCGTTGTACCCTTCGTGCAGCCCTGGAGAACGACGACGTCCAGATCGTCGGGATCAACGACGTGATGGACTTCGAGAAGATGGAGTATCTCACGAAATACGACAGCGCGTTGGGCACCCTCCCCTACGATGTTTCTCTCGAGGGAGACTCGTTGGTCGTCGACGGTAACGAGATCGATCTGCTCAACATCCAGAACCCCGAGGAACTCCCCTGGGACGACCTCGATGTCGATGTCGCGATCGAGTCGACCGGCATCTTCCGAACGAAGGACGAGGCCAGTGCCCACCTGGACGCCGGCGCGGAGAAGGCGCTGATCTCCGCCCCGCCGAAGGGCGACAAGCCCGTCCCGCAGTTCGTCTACGGCGTCAACGACGACGAGTACGACGGCGAGGACGTCGTCTCCGCCGCGTCGTGTACTACTAACAGCGTCTCGCCGCCGATGCACGTCCTGCTTGAGGAGTTCGGCGTCGACGCCGCCGAGATGACCACGATCCACGCCTACACGGGCAGCCAGGCCATCGTCGACGGCCCCAAGTCCAAGACCCGGCGTGGTCGCGCGGCCGCCGAGAACATCGTCCCGACGACGACCGGGGCCTCGACCGCGACCCCGCAGATCCTGCCCGAACTGCAGGGCAAGTTCGAGGCGATGGCGATCCGCGTCCCGGTCCCGAGCGGTTCGATCACCGAGATCGTCGTCGACCTGCCCGGCAACCCAGACGTCGAGGAGATCAACGCCGCGTTCGAGGAGTACGCGGCCGGCGAACTCGAAGGCTCGATGGGTGTCACCGACGACCCGATCGTCTCGCGTGACATCGTTGGCCAGCAGTACGGCTCGGTCGTCGACCTGGGCAAGACCTCGACGGTCCAGGGCGGCAAGCTCGCGAAGATCTTCGCCTGGTACGACAACGAGATGGGCTACACGTCCCAGATGATGCGGCTGGCCGAAGACATCGTCTGA
- a CDS encoding CrcB family protein has product MAGESHSLARVEPLVLIAVGGFAGAILRYAFATGMPTSIYGTLAANALGSFGLGVLLYERHLANAIAPETRLLAGTGFLSSFTTYSTFAVETAALSPTLAAGNVLANYGLGIAGVLAGRAVARGLV; this is encoded by the coding sequence ATGGCAGGCGAGAGTCACTCGCTCGCGCGCGTCGAACCGCTGGTGTTGATCGCCGTCGGCGGGTTCGCCGGTGCGATCCTTCGATACGCCTTCGCGACGGGGATGCCAACGTCGATCTACGGCACGCTCGCTGCCAACGCACTGGGGAGTTTCGGACTTGGTGTCCTGCTGTACGAGCGTCACCTGGCGAACGCGATCGCACCCGAGACCCGCCTGCTCGCCGGGACCGGCTTTCTGTCGTCGTTTACCACCTACAGCACCTTCGCGGTCGAGACGGCTGCACTCTCGCCGACACTCGCCGCCGGGAACGTTCTGGCGAACTACGGGCTGGGTATCGCGGGTGTCCTCGCCGGCCGCGCGGTCGCCCGGGGGCTCGTATGA
- a CDS encoding protein-L-isoaspartate O-methyltransferase, giving the protein MDHAVLREDMVDGLRHRRASLLSEAAVASAMGSVPRHDFFDDDRTAYADRETERLGTRVLAPSTVARLFDALAPEPDDSVLIVGVGIGYTAALAAEIVGPERVHAVDITRRVVYEARENLASAGYDAVLVDCRDGSEGLPEYAPYDRILLEAAAVNPPRALLDQLAPDGRLVMPLGTGDQTLVTVEDGDVTERHGGVAFAPLLVEGEQSGAVERNRTHREDRERAQQAAQSRTGWEQDWIDWDGY; this is encoded by the coding sequence ATGGACCATGCGGTGTTGCGCGAGGACATGGTCGACGGGCTCCGCCACCGGCGTGCGAGCCTCCTCAGCGAGGCAGCCGTGGCAAGTGCGATGGGATCCGTCCCGCGCCACGACTTCTTCGATGACGACCGCACGGCGTATGCCGATCGCGAGACCGAGCGACTCGGAACGCGGGTTCTCGCACCGAGTACCGTCGCCCGACTGTTTGACGCGCTCGCGCCCGAGCCCGACGATTCGGTCCTGATCGTCGGCGTAGGCATTGGATACACGGCCGCCCTCGCGGCGGAGATCGTCGGCCCCGAGCGCGTCCACGCCGTCGACATCACCCGCCGGGTGGTGTACGAGGCTCGCGAGAATCTCGCCAGCGCCGGCTACGATGCCGTGCTCGTCGACTGCCGGGACGGCAGCGAGGGCCTCCCGGAATACGCGCCGTACGATCGGATTCTGCTCGAAGCCGCGGCGGTGAACCCCCCGCGTGCGCTGCTCGACCAGCTCGCCCCTGACGGCCGACTCGTCATGCCCCTCGGCACAGGCGACCAGACGCTCGTGACCGTCGAGGACGGCGACGTCACCGAGCGTCACGGCGGCGTCGCCTTCGCCCCGTTGCTCGTCGAGGGCGAGCAAAGCGGAGCCGTCGAACGCAACCGGACCCACCGCGAGGACCGCGAGCGCGCCCAGCAGGCCGCCCAATCGAGGACCGGCTGGGAACAGGACTGGATCGACTGGGACGGCTACTGA
- a CDS encoding metallophosphoesterase, with product MKIGVIADTHDASDVIERAVERFIVEDVEAVIHCGDIVAPFSATPFDADFDFYAVRGNNDGEWALADTVAEFGTYLGEMGELTFDGVDFAVYHGTSDAIVDALVESGSYDYVLHGHTHERVSEERDGTVRLNPGGVPIPEAPAPQAAVVIDTETGEIEAFELD from the coding sequence ATGAAAATCGGCGTCATCGCGGACACTCACGACGCAAGCGACGTGATCGAGCGAGCAGTCGAGCGGTTCATCGTCGAGGATGTCGAAGCCGTGATCCACTGCGGCGACATCGTCGCGCCGTTTTCGGCGACGCCCTTCGACGCGGACTTCGACTTCTATGCCGTCCGCGGCAACAACGACGGCGAGTGGGCGCTCGCCGACACCGTCGCGGAGTTCGGCACGTATCTCGGTGAGATGGGCGAGTTGACGTTTGACGGGGTTGATTTTGCGGTCTATCATGGGACCAGCGACGCCATCGTCGACGCGCTGGTCGAGTCAGGGAGCTACGACTACGTCCTCCACGGCCACACCCACGAACGAGTCAGCGAGGAACGCGACGGGACGGTCCGGCTCAATCCCGGCGGGGTTCCGATTCCGGAAGCGCCGGCCCCCCAGGCGGCCGTCGTCATCGACACCGAGACGGGCGAGATCGAGGCGTTCGAACTCGACTGA
- a CDS encoding UPF0175 family protein — protein MGTISARVPDDLEDELETYLHEERLDRSTAVRKLLAEGLEDWRRDRAIERFEAGEISFSRAAQLADMSVWDFTRLLEERDVTWVGDDHLVDDIDSL, from the coding sequence ATGGGAACGATTTCGGCGCGCGTCCCCGACGACCTTGAGGACGAACTGGAGACGTACCTCCATGAGGAACGCCTCGACCGGAGTACGGCCGTTCGGAAACTGCTTGCGGAGGGGCTCGAAGACTGGCGACGCGATCGGGCGATCGAACGATTCGAGGCCGGTGAGATCTCCTTCTCGCGGGCGGCCCAACTCGCGGACATGTCGGTGTGGGATTTCACCCGTCTGCTCGAGGAACGGGACGTGACCTGGGTCGGCGACGATCACCTCGTGGACGATATCGACTCTCTGTGA
- a CDS encoding phosphoglycerate kinase, which translates to MAAFNTLDDLADGQRVLVRVDLNSPVEDGVVQDNHRFDRYAETVRELADRDNKVVLMAHQGRPGRDDFVSLDQHAEILEEYVGKEIQFVEDIYGDDAIAAIEGLEAGEILLLENTRMADDELPEKAPEEHAKSDFVQTLSPYFDAFVNDAYSAAHRAHASTVGFALELPAYAGRVMEAEYEYNTGVAERARETEGQVTMVLGGNKSEDVISVVNNLGDAIDTFLIGGLPGELFLRAEGYPVGMDVGDMDLLDDQWDETKDTLEDLVANRRDEFELPTDFAYEDDDGERAEIALDDIEEKETGYLDIGHDTIEAYVPIIEDSEAVFVKGAVGVFEDERFADGTVELIEAIGRTDCFSVVGGGDTARTLSMYGLSEDDYDHISIAGGAYLNALTGQELEAAEVLIEQAD; encoded by the coding sequence ATGGCTGCATTCAACACACTTGATGACCTCGCAGATGGACAGCGCGTCCTGGTCCGCGTCGACCTCAACTCGCCGGTCGAGGACGGCGTCGTCCAGGACAATCACCGCTTTGACCGCTACGCCGAAACGGTCCGGGAACTCGCCGATCGGGACAACAAGGTTGTCCTGATGGCCCACCAGGGTCGGCCCGGCCGCGACGACTTCGTCTCGCTCGACCAGCACGCCGAGATCCTCGAAGAGTACGTCGGCAAGGAGATCCAGTTCGTCGAGGACATCTACGGCGACGACGCTATCGCGGCGATCGAGGGCCTCGAAGCGGGGGAGATTCTCCTGCTCGAGAACACCCGGATGGCCGACGACGAACTGCCCGAGAAGGCCCCCGAAGAACACGCCAAGAGCGACTTCGTCCAGACGCTGTCGCCGTACTTCGACGCCTTCGTCAACGACGCCTACTCGGCGGCCCACCGCGCCCACGCCTCGACGGTCGGGTTCGCCCTCGAACTGCCGGCCTACGCGGGCCGCGTGATGGAGGCCGAGTACGAGTACAACACCGGCGTGGCCGAACGCGCCCGCGAGACCGAGGGCCAGGTCACGATGGTCCTGGGTGGCAACAAGAGCGAGGACGTCATCAGCGTCGTCAACAATTTGGGCGACGCCATCGACACGTTCCTCATCGGCGGCCTGCCCGGCGAACTGTTCCTCCGGGCGGAGGGCTACCCCGTCGGCATGGACGTCGGCGACATGGACCTCCTGGACGACCAGTGGGACGAGACCAAGGACACCCTCGAGGACCTCGTCGCGAACCGTCGCGACGAGTTCGAACTCCCCACTGACTTCGCCTACGAGGACGACGACGGCGAGCGGGCCGAGATCGCACTCGACGATATCGAGGAGAAGGAGACCGGCTACCTCGACATTGGTCACGACACCATCGAGGCGTACGTCCCGATCATCGAGGACAGCGAGGCCGTCTTCGTGAAGGGCGCGGTCGGCGTCTTCGAGGACGAGCGCTTCGCCGACGGCACGGTCGAACTCATCGAGGCCATCGGTCGCACCGACTGCTTCTCGGTGGTCGGCGGCGGCGACACCGCCCGGACGCTCTCGATGTACGGACTGAGTGAGGACGACTACGATCACATCTCGATCGCCGGCGGCGCGTACCTCAACGCCCTGACCGGCCAGGAACTCGAGGCCGCCGAAGTGCTGATCGAGCAGGCAGACTGA
- a CDS encoding protein-L-isoaspartate(D-aspartate) O-methyltransferase has product MGWRDSGGEGSGDGESGFERQRDELIEQLRERERVSERALDALEAVPRHEFVPERKRRHAYADRPLPIGEGQTISAPHMVAIMVDRLELEPGHEVLEVGTGCGYHAAVTAEVVGGENVYSVEYHSSLAERARDRLAELGYGDISITVGDGHDGWPEHAPYDRSYLTAAASAVPDALLDQLRPGGIFLGPIGDRRQTLVRVQKRPDGSTERETFGGVRFVQMQGGT; this is encoded by the coding sequence ATGGGCTGGCGGGACTCCGGCGGTGAGGGGTCCGGTGATGGCGAGAGCGGTTTCGAGCGCCAGCGCGACGAGTTGATCGAGCAACTCCGGGAGCGCGAGCGCGTCAGCGAGCGTGCGCTCGATGCCCTGGAAGCAGTCCCTCGCCACGAGTTCGTCCCCGAAAGGAAGCGCCGACACGCCTACGCCGACCGGCCGCTGCCGATCGGCGAGGGCCAGACCATCAGTGCGCCGCACATGGTGGCCATCATGGTCGACCGTCTCGAACTCGAACCCGGCCATGAAGTGCTGGAGGTCGGCACCGGCTGTGGGTATCACGCGGCCGTCACCGCCGAGGTCGTGGGCGGGGAGAACGTCTACAGCGTCGAGTACCATTCCTCACTGGCCGAGCGCGCGCGTGATCGACTCGCCGAACTCGGCTATGGGGACATCTCGATCACTGTCGGCGACGGCCACGACGGCTGGCCGGAACACGCGCCCTACGACCGGAGTTACCTGACTGCGGCGGCCAGTGCAGTGCCGGACGCGCTTCTCGATCAGCTTCGACCGGGCGGAATCTTCCTCGGGCCGATCGGTGACCGTCGACAGACGCTCGTGCGGGTTCAGAAACGTCCGGATGGCTCGACCGAACGCGAGACCTTCGGCGGTGTGCGGTTCGTCCAGATGCAGGGCGGGACGTAG
- a CDS encoding MMPL family transporter has protein sequence MSETISRRYADWIATHSKFVVLAVLALTILVAAGATVGETGSAGVGQFQVDTAETDAAEFVRENYGGSEGIAAQLVVRDEGGDVLTRDSLLEGLRLQQTVRTDDSISGTLAEPGLIGIENLVGTAAVYADATAEGGPPPAEPPSLSAQIAALEEQSDAEVEGLLARVLDPDGSSLTERDPYAFLPREYEPGETRAEARLTLISQVDASGENSDPQAAYDAQVAIDGLVEERFADAFVFGQGIQDDASTRATGDSFTIITPFALALIVLVLGITYRDVLDILLAFVGIGVVMAWLAGLMGWLAIPMNVILIAVPFLLIGLSIDYALHVVMRYREARAGTLEGGSSSETADAGNRSIRTAMAVGLGSVVLALAAATVSTGVGFLSNVVSPLPAIRDFAVLSAGGIFATFVAFGIFLPALKIEVDGFVEHRLGWSRAKPAFGVGGGSANAVLEKLGSVTMRAPVVIVVVALLLGTAGAYGATTIDTEFNEADFLPTDAPDWAKSLPGPLAPDTYTIADDFAYLSDNFQLRGEGGQSQVLIRGDGLASGSILSALDNATGAVSDGSSIQLRPDGRAALDGPHTAIRAVASDNESFASLVERNDANDDGLPDENVETVYAALFEADEAAASQVLSRSADGKITSARLVLSVRSSESAQTIADDTRTFAEGIEAEATGITAVATGAPVSTAVIQDALLETLVEAFAVTLVVILVFATGLFGLRYGSWSLGALVLAPVVVSLAWLLGAMAALDISFNSETAVITSLAIGLGVDYSIHAGERFMAEREERDTVADALVRTITGTGGTLLASAATTAAAFGVLAVALSPPLRRFGIVTGLAIIFAFVAVVTMLPGLLVLRERVVADGLRSD, from the coding sequence ATGTCAGAAACGATATCTCGCCGATACGCGGACTGGATCGCCACCCACAGCAAATTCGTCGTCCTCGCCGTCCTGGCGCTGACGATCCTCGTCGCGGCCGGGGCGACGGTCGGCGAAACGGGGAGTGCCGGCGTCGGCCAGTTCCAGGTCGACACCGCGGAGACCGACGCCGCCGAGTTCGTCCGGGAGAACTACGGGGGTAGCGAGGGGATCGCTGCACAGCTCGTCGTCCGCGACGAGGGCGGGGACGTTCTCACGAGAGACTCGTTGCTCGAGGGACTTCGATTGCAGCAGACCGTCAGGACCGACGACTCGATCAGCGGAACGCTCGCCGAACCGGGGCTGATCGGCATCGAGAACCTCGTCGGGACGGCCGCCGTCTACGCCGACGCCACCGCCGAGGGGGGGCCGCCGCCGGCCGAACCCCCGTCGCTGTCCGCCCAGATCGCGGCCCTCGAGGAGCAAAGCGACGCGGAAGTCGAGGGGTTGCTCGCACGCGTCCTCGACCCCGACGGGTCGTCGCTGACCGAGCGCGATCCCTACGCGTTCCTGCCCCGTGAGTACGAGCCGGGTGAGACGCGCGCCGAGGCGCGGCTGACGCTGATCAGCCAGGTCGACGCGAGTGGCGAGAACAGCGATCCGCAGGCTGCCTACGACGCCCAGGTGGCGATCGACGGATTGGTCGAAGAGCGATTCGCCGACGCGTTCGTCTTCGGCCAGGGCATCCAGGACGACGCCTCCACGCGGGCGACGGGGGACAGCTTCACCATCATCACGCCCTTCGCGCTCGCGCTGATCGTGCTGGTGCTGGGGATCACCTACCGCGATGTCCTCGACATCCTGCTTGCGTTCGTCGGGATCGGCGTCGTGATGGCGTGGCTGGCGGGGCTGATGGGCTGGCTCGCCATCCCGATGAACGTCATCCTGATCGCCGTTCCCTTCCTGTTGATCGGGTTGAGCATCGACTACGCGCTGCACGTCGTGATGCGCTACCGGGAGGCCCGCGCGGGGACGCTTGAGGGCGGTTCGTCGAGTGAGACTGCTGACGCCGGGAACCGATCCATCCGGACCGCGATGGCGGTCGGTCTCGGCAGCGTCGTCCTGGCGCTCGCGGCGGCGACTGTCTCGACCGGTGTCGGCTTCCTTTCGAACGTCGTCAGTCCACTGCCGGCGATACGAGACTTCGCAGTGCTCAGCGCCGGCGGGATCTTCGCGACGTTCGTCGCCTTCGGTATCTTTCTCCCGGCGCTCAAGATCGAAGTCGACGGCTTCGTCGAGCATCGGCTCGGCTGGAGCCGGGCCAAACCAGCCTTCGGCGTCGGGGGCGGGAGTGCGAACGCAGTCCTCGAGAAACTCGGCTCGGTCACCATGCGCGCGCCGGTGGTGATCGTCGTCGTGGCGCTCCTGCTCGGCACTGCGGGGGCCTACGGCGCGACGACCATCGACACGGAGTTCAACGAGGCCGACTTCCTGCCGACCGACGCACCGGACTGGGCCAAGTCACTTCCTGGGCCACTCGCTCCAGACACCTACACCATCGCCGATGACTTCGCGTACCTCAGCGACAACTTCCAGCTTCGCGGGGAGGGCGGCCAGTCACAGGTGCTGATACGCGGGGACGGGCTGGCCAGTGGGTCGATCCTGTCAGCCCTCGACAATGCCACAGGGGCCGTCTCCGACGGCAGCTCGATCCAGCTTCGACCGGACGGCCGGGCGGCACTCGACGGTCCCCACACCGCGATCCGTGCAGTCGCAAGCGACAACGAATCGTTCGCGTCGCTTGTCGAGCGCAACGACGCGAACGACGACGGCCTGCCCGACGAGAACGTCGAGACGGTCTACGCCGCGCTGTTCGAGGCCGACGAGGCGGCCGCCTCGCAGGTCCTGAGTCGGTCGGCAGACGGCAAGATCACGTCGGCGCGACTCGTGCTCTCGGTCCGCTCCAGCGAATCGGCCCAGACCATCGCCGACGACACGCGGACGTTCGCCGAGGGGATCGAAGCCGAGGCGACCGGGATCACCGCCGTCGCGACGGGCGCGCCGGTCTCGACTGCCGTGATTCAGGACGCACTGCTGGAGACCCTGGTCGAAGCTTTCGCGGTGACGCTGGTGGTCATTCTGGTGTTCGCGACTGGACTGTTCGGCCTGCGCTATGGTTCGTGGTCGCTCGGCGCGCTCGTGCTCGCGCCCGTCGTGGTCTCGCTGGCGTGGCTGCTCGGCGCGATGGCGGCCCTGGATATCTCCTTCAACAGCGAGACGGCCGTCATCACGAGCCTCGCGATCGGGCTTGGCGTGGACTACTCTATCCACGCTGGCGAGCGCTTCATGGCCGAGCGTGAGGAACGCGACACCGTCGCGGACGCACTCGTGCGGACGATCACCGGAACCGGCGGGACCTTGCTCGCCAGCGCGGCGACGACGGCCGCCGCCTTCGGCGTTCTGGCCGTTGCGCTGTCGCCACCCCTCCGGCGCTTCGGCATCGTGACCGGACTGGCGATCATCTTCGCGTTCGTCGCCGTCGTCACGATGTTGCCCGGCCTGCTCGTCCTCCGGGAACGAGTGGTTGCCGACGGGCTGCGTTCGGACTGA
- a CDS encoding HVO_0476 family zinc finger protein, with amino-acid sequence MSESSQRVGLPCPACSPDLETVHEVLSTGGQATVRCTECDHVHKTSLPEEQTVQRDVVVSQDGESFKATTEPPAEETLAVGEEFLLETDEAIMTVRITSLELDEGRVEEAQTEDVETIWTRAVGNVAVNATVHPKSGARDETRSEQLHVPGDYEFVVGATDDLGDFSFTVEGIHLRDDAVGYQHEKLDHDNDKAFAKDINRLYLRDETSDAWSAW; translated from the coding sequence ATGAGCGAATCTTCACAGCGAGTGGGGCTCCCCTGTCCGGCGTGCTCGCCGGATCTGGAGACGGTCCACGAGGTGCTTTCGACTGGCGGGCAGGCAACGGTCCGATGTACGGAGTGCGATCACGTCCACAAGACGTCCCTCCCCGAGGAGCAGACGGTCCAGCGCGACGTTGTCGTCTCCCAGGACGGCGAGTCCTTCAAGGCGACGACCGAGCCGCCGGCCGAGGAGACGCTGGCCGTCGGCGAGGAGTTCCTCTTAGAGACCGATGAAGCGATCATGACCGTCCGGATCACGAGTCTCGAACTCGACGAGGGTCGCGTCGAGGAGGCTCAGACCGAAGACGTCGAGACGATCTGGACGCGTGCGGTGGGCAACGTCGCCGTCAACGCGACCGTCCATCCCAAGTCGGGGGCCCGCGACGAGACCCGTAGCGAGCAGTTGCACGTCCCCGGCGACTACGAGTTCGTCGTCGGCGCGACCGACGACCTCGGTGACTTCTCCTTTACCGTCGAAGGCATCCACCTCCGGGACGACGCTGTCGGGTACCAACACGAGAAACTCGATCACGACAACGACAAGGCCTTCGCAAAGGACATCAACCGGCTGTATCTCCGCGACGAGACCAGCGACGCATGGTCGGCGTGGTGA
- a CDS encoding aminopeptidase, which translates to MSDSELRGPAETAVGQCLALDSEESCLIVTDDERRPIGEALYAVASETTDEAMIIQYPPGDQHGEEPPEPVATAMASADVVLAPTTKSLTHTRARTDTTDAGGRVATLPGITEEVFKTGLAVDYEEIRAASERLLEAVEHATELRVTSPEGTDITLQPGDREWQLDTGIVHDPGAMSNLPAGEIFLSPETADGTIVVTGTMAPHGLLEEGHSIRLEVEDGYVTDIDDDTIREQVETAAEEVGEDAYNLAELGIGTNVGVSQLVGSVLLDEKAGGTVHFAVGDDAGIGGDTDAPIHLDGILRNPTVYADGEEIDLPTP; encoded by the coding sequence ATGAGTGACTCAGAGCTACGGGGCCCGGCCGAGACCGCAGTGGGACAGTGTCTGGCCCTCGACAGCGAGGAGTCGTGTCTGATCGTGACCGACGACGAGCGCCGGCCGATCGGCGAGGCGCTCTATGCGGTCGCGAGTGAGACGACCGACGAGGCGATGATCATCCAGTACCCGCCGGGCGATCAGCACGGCGAGGAACCGCCGGAACCGGTGGCGACGGCGATGGCGAGTGCCGACGTCGTCCTCGCGCCGACGACCAAGAGCCTGACCCACACCCGGGCGCGGACTGACACGACCGACGCCGGCGGTCGCGTGGCGACGCTGCCGGGGATCACCGAGGAGGTCTTCAAAACAGGATTGGCCGTCGATTACGAGGAGATCCGCGCGGCGAGCGAGCGTCTGCTCGAAGCCGTCGAGCACGCCACGGAACTTCGGGTCACCTCGCCAGAGGGAACCGACATCACGCTCCAGCCGGGCGACAGAGAGTGGCAACTCGACACCGGGATCGTCCACGACCCAGGTGCGATGTCGAACCTGCCGGCCGGCGAGATCTTCCTGAGTCCGGAGACCGCCGACGGAACGATCGTCGTTACGGGCACGATGGCTCCCCACGGCTTGCTTGAGGAGGGTCACTCGATCCGTCTCGAAGTCGAGGACGGCTACGTCACGGATATCGACGACGACACGATCCGCGAGCAAGTCGAAACCGCCGCCGAGGAGGTCGGCGAAGACGCCTACAATCTCGCGGAACTCGGCATCGGCACGAACGTGGGGGTCTCTCAGCTCGTGGGCTCGGTCCTCTTAGACGAGAAAGCTGGCGGCACTGTCCACTTCGCGGTCGGTGACGACGCCGGCATCGGCGGGGACACCGACGCGCCGATCCACCTCGACGGGATTCTCCGGAACCCGACGGTCTACGCCGACGGCGAGGAGATCGACTTGCCGACGCCGTAG
- a CDS encoding CrcB family protein — protein sequence MNSAVLVGVGGTLGALARHLVGQRVETDYADTLAVNVIGSFLLGTIVAAPLGDPIALAFGTGFCGAFTTFSTFAFETVRLYETGKQRRALANASVHLVAAMVAVGLGSLLVGIVLG from the coding sequence ATGAATTCGGCTGTGCTTGTCGGGGTCGGTGGGACACTGGGCGCACTCGCGCGTCATCTGGTCGGCCAGCGCGTCGAAACTGACTACGCCGACACGCTCGCTGTCAACGTCATCGGAAGCTTCCTGTTGGGGACGATCGTGGCCGCACCGCTCGGCGATCCGATCGCGCTGGCGTTCGGGACCGGCTTCTGTGGCGCGTTCACGACCTTCTCGACGTTCGCGTTCGAGACCGTTCGGCTCTACGAGACCGGGAAACAGCGTCGCGCCCTCGCCAACGCGTCAGTCCACCTCGTCGCCGCAATGGTCGCCGTCGGCTTGGGATCGCTGCTGGTCGGTATCGTCCTGGGATGA